One genomic segment of Hordeum vulgare subsp. vulgare chromosome 2H, MorexV3_pseudomolecules_assembly, whole genome shotgun sequence includes these proteins:
- the LOC123430918 gene encoding uncharacterized protein LOC123430918, translating to MAGTKAAVMKLAVLLLAMSQLVHMETPTADPTTASSLLVTSVSAPEVEVHPTPSHGIREEKVLLDAAKPGIPVPPPPHLILPCKGRAC from the exons ATGGCGGGCACAAAAGCAGCAGTGATGAAGTTGGCGGTCCTCCTCCTGGCCATGAGCCAGCTCGTCCACATGGAGACGCCAACGGCGGATCCAACGACTGCATCGTCTCTGCTGGTCACGAGCGTTTCCGCCCCTGAAG TGGAAGTCCATCCTACACCCAGCCATGGCATCAGGGAAGAGAAGGTCTTGCTCGATGCTGCCAAGCCCGGCATCCCTGTTCCGCCCCCTCCCCACCTCATCCTGCCGTGCAAGGGAAGAGCCTGCTAG
- the LOC123430917 gene encoding G-type lectin S-receptor-like serine/threonine-protein kinase B120 has product MKQAGTPCIPGLITLLFLGPFCRSDDRLSPAKPLSAGDTIVSKGGDFALGFFSPDSSNASLYLGIWYHNMPGRTVVWTANRNDPIAAASSPTLAITNSSDLVLSDSQGRTPWAVKNNITGVGVAAVLLDTGNFVLLSPNGTSIWQSFDHPTDTILPGTRISLSEKAHAVRLLIAWKGPIDPSNGDFSVGLDPSSNLQLVIWNRTAPYIRLSMLSDASVSGGILYQNTIFYESIVGTRDGFYYEFSVSGGSQYARLMLDYMGVLRILSWNNHSSWTTAASRPASSCEPYASCGPFGYCDNIGAAATCRCLDGFEPAGLNISGGCRRTKTLKCGKRSHFVTLPKMKLPDKFLHVLNTSFDECTTECSNNCSCTAYAYTNLSSNGAMAFQSRCLLWTEDLVDTGKYGNYDENLYLRLANSPVRNNSKLVKIVLPTMACVLILTCLLVGIFKYRASKPKRTEIHNGGMLGYLSSSNEIGGEHVDFPFVSFRDIATATDNFSESKKIGSGGFGKVYKGILQGDTEVAIKRLSRGSGQGIEEFKNEIILIAKLQHRNLVRLLGCCISGDERLLIYEYLPNRSLDAFLCDDTRQSVLDWPTRFEIIKGVARGLLYLHQDSRLTIIHRDLKPSNILLDSEMAPKISDFGMARIFCGNKQEAKTTRVVGTYGYMSPEYVMGGAFSVKSDTYSFGVLLLEIISGLKITSPQLVENFVGLTTYAWRLWEDGKATDLVHSSFAESCSPHEVLRCIHVGLLCVQDRPDDRPLMSSVTFMLENENALLPAPKQPAYFALQNFEAEKSRENSVNTVSITTLEGR; this is encoded by the exons ATGAAGCAGGCCGGCACGCCGTGCATTCCAGGTTTGATTACCCTCCTGTTCTTGGGTCCATTCTGCAGATCCGATGACCGGCTGTCACCTGCAAAGCCGCTCTCCGCCGGCGACACGATCGTCTCCAAGGGCGGGGACTTTGCGCTCGGCTTCTTCTCCCCGGACAGCTCCAACGCGAGCCTGTACCTTGGCATATGGTACCACAACATGCCCGGCCGCACCGTCGTATGGACTGCCAACCGCAATGATCCTATCGCAGCCGCTTCGTCTCCGACGCTCGCCATCACCAACAGCTCCGACCTGGTGCTGTCGGACTCACAAGGTCGCACTCCTTGGGCGGTCAAGAACAACATCACAGGCGTTGGAGTTGCTGCGGTGCTGCTTGACACGGGGAACTTTGTCCTCCTCTCTCCAAATGGCACATCCATATGGCAGAGCTTTGATCACCCGACAGACACCATTCTACCCGGTACAAGGATCTCTCTGAGCGAGAAGGCTCATGCCGTCAGACTCCTAATTGCTTGGAAGGGCCCCATTGACCCATCCAATGGAGATTTTTCTGTGGGCCTCGACCCCAGCTCGAACCTTCAGTTAGTCATTTGGAACAGGACTGCGCCCTACATTCGCCTCAGCATGCTCAGCGACGCGTCAGTATCTGGTGGCATATTATACCAGAACACTATCTTCTATGAATCCATTGTCGGAACAAGGGACGGGTTCTACTATGAATTCTCTGTTTCTGGTGGCTCACAGTATGCACGCCTCATGCTCGACTACATGGGTGTGCTAAGGATTCTTAGCTGGAACAACCACTCATCTTGGACAACCGCCGCCTCCCGCCCCGCTAGCAGCTGCGAGCCCTATGCTTCATGTGGCCCGTTTGGCTATTGCGACAACATCGGGGCTGCCGCGACATGCCGTTGTCTTGATGGGTTTGAACCCGCTGGTCTGAACATTTCAGGCGGGTGTAGAAGAACCAAGACACTGAAATGTGGCAAGCGAAGTCATTTCGTGACCTTGCCTAAGATGAAGTTACCTGACAAGTTTTTACATGTCCTCAACACAAGCTTTGACGAATGCACGACCGAGTGCAGCAACAATTGCTCGTGTACAGCCTACGCTTACACCAACCTGAGCAGTAATGGTGCTATGGCCTTCCAGTCAAGGTGCTTGCTTTGGACCGAGGATCTTGTCGACACAGGGAAGTATGGCAATTATGATGAGAACCTGTACCTTCGGCTTGCCAACTCTCCTG TTCGAAATAATAGCAAATTGGTCAAAATTGTACTCCCAACCATGGCTTGCGTCTTGATACTCACATGCCTCCTTGTCGGGATATTCAAATACAGAG CAAGCAAACCAAAGAGGACTGAAATCCACAATGGAGGAATGCTAGGTTACCTTAGCTCGTCTAATGAAATTGGAGGTGAACATGTGGACTTCCCTTTTGTTAGCTTCAGAGATATTGCCACTGCAACGGATAATTTCTCTGAATCTAAAAAGATTGGAAGTggaggttttgggaaagtttacaAG GGGATCCTGCAAGGGGATACTGAAGTTGCTATCAAAAGACTCAGTAGGGGTTCTGGCCAAGGGATAGAGGAGTTCAAAAACGAGATAATTCTAATTGCCAAATTGCAGCACAGAAACCTTGTTAGACTTCTTGGTTGTTGTATTTCTGGAGATGAGAGGTTACTTATCTATGAATACTTACCAAACAGAAGTTTGGACGCCTTCCTTTGTG ATGATACAAGACAATCTGTGCTTGATTGGCCCACACGTTTCGAAATAATTAAAGGGGTGGCGAGAGGTCTTCTTTACCTCCACCAAGATTCAAGATTAACTATAATCCACAGAGATCTCAAACCAAGCAACATCTTACTGGATTCAGAAATGGCTCCCAAAATATCAGATTTTGGTATGGCAAGGATCTTTTGTGGAAACAAACAAGAAGCAAAAACTACACGGGTTGTTGGGACATA TGGTTACATGTCGCCTGAATATGTTATGGGAGGTGCCTTTTCTGTAAAATCAGACACTTATAGCTTCGGTGTTCTTCTATTGGAGATTATAAGTGGCCTGAAGATCACCTCACCGCAACTGGTAGAGAACTTTGTCGGCCTGACAACTTAT GCGTGGAGACTATGGGAAGATGGAAAAGCAACGGATCTGGTGCACTCTTCGTTTGCTGAGAGTTGTtcacctcatgaagttctacGGTGTATTCATGTCGGCCTCCTGTGTGTTCAAGACCGTCCGGATGATAGGCCACTCATGTCATCGGTTACTTTTATGTTAGAGAATGAAAATGCATTGCTCCCGGCACCAAAGCAGCCTGCATATTTTGCTCTACAGAATTTCGAAGCTGAAAAATCAAGGGAAAACTCTGTGAATACAGTGAGTATCACAACACTAGAGGGGCGTTAA